DNA from Hwangdonia lutea:
CCGCAAGGAAAACAAACAGTTAATAATCCTGTAACATTTAGAAATATATTTGCACATACGTCTGGTATAACCTCAGGTGGCTATCAAGGATATGCCAGAGATCTTAACGTTCCGACAGATGTAGAGATTCTAAAAGGTGCTATAGGTGTAAATTCACAACCTATAGCAGTACTTTCAAAGCCGAATGATGTATTAGCATATTCGGGTGGTGGATACACTTTAGCTGAAGTAGCACTGCAAGACATTCATAACGATACATTTTCAAATTTGATGAAGACTTGGATTCTTGATCCAGTTGGTATGAATCACTCAGAATTTACGCAACCATTAATAGTTAAAGATTCAAGCAAGATAGCAAAAGGCCACACCCAGTCAGGTAAAGTTTTAGATGGTGGTTGGAGAAATCATCCAGAACAAGCTGCTGCAGGTCTTTGGAGTACATCGTTTGACTTGGCTAAATTTCTTATTGAAATTTATAAGGCCTATCAAGGCAAGAACTCGGTTTTCTCTGCTTCTGCAATTAAATCCATAATAAATGAAGAGCGAGATGGACATATTTACGGTTTTATAGTAGATAGATCAAATAATGGCTTAGCGTTAACCCATTATGGTGGCAATGCAGGTTATCGAACAGGCATGACTATAGATCTTACTACAGGAAAGGGTCTGGTGTATTTAATAAATTCAGATAATGGTGGCGCCTTAGGGAACGAACTTTTATTGTCTGCCTCAAAATTGTACGGATGGAACCATTTTAATCGTATTGAAGTTAGAAAACAAAGCATTGAAAAGACAATACTACAATCCATTGTAGGAAACTATTTGTGGAATAGTGAAGTAGAGCTTTTTATAACATTTTCAAATGAAACCCATCAAATATCACTCCATTTCCCTAATGGAGATGACTATAAACTTGTTCCAATTATGGGTGAAAATCTTGAATTTATTCATCCAAATACCGGAATTCAAATTTCTTTCTCAACAAAAGATGACAAACAATCATTCACACTATACGGACAAAAAGCAATTAAACAATAAATCAAATCATATGAAAAATCAAATTCTAATGGTACTTGCATTAGTATTACTTAGTGCCTGTAATGACAAAACAAAATCTAGTATAACTCAACAACCCACATTAGCGGATTATAGTTTGGGCGAAAAATGGGTGTGGAAATATAAGGGTGTTACTACAGAAGGAGAGGTTCGTTCTGATGGAACAGACACTAGGCAAGTCGTGAAATTTGGAGAACGTCTAGGGATGACTATCGGTAAAGACACCATTCCTCTTAGCGATATCGTTAAACCTGAGGTTAGCGA
Protein-coding regions in this window:
- a CDS encoding serine hydrolase, producing MKNNKNNSNLKPSKKKSHPFWSFFWLTFLVISLWYAWYSFYAPSNNIAWINDIESAQKLANNSDKNIMIFFTGKWCSPCKIMKRQVFADTKVMKAINSNIVPIEIDIDDPNNKELVKHFNIGATPTTIFINPEGKVMDYAVGKVDKSNFLQMLHKISAQEIDNSRKRSDATQMRKRQLEQEIIGKVKFLDEPENFSTLSNSMINYNIPGLSLAVINNGKIEWSHTYTNPNFPDQKLNDTTIFQAASLSKPVTFLAALRMHTAVTIDLDKNIENYLKSFNLPQGKQTVNNPVTFRNIFAHTSGITSGGYQGYARDLNVPTDVEILKGAIGVNSQPIAVLSKPNDVLAYSGGGYTLAEVALQDIHNDTFSNLMKTWILDPVGMNHSEFTQPLIVKDSSKIAKGHTQSGKVLDGGWRNHPEQAAAGLWSTSFDLAKFLIEIYKAYQGKNSVFSASAIKSIINEERDGHIYGFIVDRSNNGLALTHYGGNAGYRTGMTIDLTTGKGLVYLINSDNGGALGNELLLSASKLYGWNHFNRIEVRKQSIEKTILQSIVGNYLWNSEVELFITFSNETHQISLHFPNGDDYKLVPIMGENLEFIHPNTGIQISFSTKDDKQSFTLYGQKAIKQ